The sequence GCGATTGATCAGCGTGCGGTTCTGCAGCCATGGCGAATTGATCGGCACGCTGAAGCTGTTCACCGAGCCGGTGTCGAGGATCATCTGGTCGGCGAGGCCGCTGCCCTGCACGATCGCGCTCGCATACCAGTTCAACCCGCCGGTGATGGTCGGCGTGCCGCTGCCGTTGACCACGCCGCCGCCGATCGCGAGATTCGGTACCGACACCGGGCCATTGAACGTCAGCGCGCCGCCGATGATGCGCAACACCCCGGCGCCGGTGAAGGTGGCACCGCTGGAGACGTTGATTGCGGCGTTCTGCACCTCCAGCGTCCCACCTGCCGACAACGTCTGCGCACCAGCGAGCGTGCCGCCGCCACCCAACTGCAAGATCCCGCCAGCGACCGCCAGTGTGCCGTTGTTGATCACCTCGACGGCCAGGTAGGAATTGCCGCTGGCGTGGTTGTATTGCGCGCCCACGGCATTGGTGAAGCGCTTGATGCCGGCGCCCGAGCCAGTTGCGATCCAGTTGCTTGCACCGCCGTTCCACACGCCTTCGTTGATGATCTCGGCGGCATTCGACAGCGTGATCGTTCCGGTCGAGTCGGCGCGATTGAACGTTCCGCGATTGATCAGCGTGCGGTTCTGCAGCCATGGCGAATTGATCGGCACGCTGAAGCTGTTCACCGAGCCGGTGTCGAGGATCATCTGGTCGGCGAGGCCGCTGCCCTGCACGATCGCGCTCGCATACCAGTTCAACCCGCCGGTGATGGTCGGCGTGCCGCTGCCGTTGACCACGCCGCCGCCGATCGCGAGATTCGGCACCGACACCGGGCCATTGAACGTCAGCGCGCCGCCGATGATGCGCAACGCCCCGGCGCCGATGAAGGTGGCACCGCTGGAGACGTTGATTGCGGCGTTCTGCACCTCCAGCGTCCCACCTGCCGACAACGTCTGCGCACCAGCGAGCGTGCCGCCGCCACCCAACTGCAAGATCCCGCCAGCGACCGCCAGTGTGCCGTTGTTGATCACCTCGACGGCCAGGTAGGAATTGCCGCTGGCGTGGTTGTATTGCGCGCCCACGGCATTGGTGAAGCGCTTGATGCCGGCGCCCGAGCCAGTTGCGATCCAGTTGCTTGCACCGCCGTTCCACACGCCTTCGTTGATGATCTCGGCGGCATTCGACAGCGTGATCGTTCCGGTCGAGTCGGCGCGATTGAACGTTCCGCGATTGCGCAGCGTCCGGTTGCTGATGCTGCGCCCGCTGCCGCTGGGTCCGAAGGTACTGGTGCAGCCCGCATCCAGGATCAGTTCGGCCGAGAGATCGGGCCCGGAGAGCGAGCCGGCCGACCAGACGAAAGCCGTGCTCACGTTCAGATTCTGGGCGCCACCGAGGCCGCCGCCGGTGATCGTCAGTCCGGCCACCGTGGACGGCGCGTCTACCTGTGGCGTACCGCTGTTGACCACGGCGGTGTCGGCCGCACCCGGCGCGGCACCGCCGCAGCCACTCCAGTTCGCTCCCGCCGACCAGTTGCCGCTGCTGCCACCCCAGGTGCAGGTAGCCGCATCTGCGCATGCCGCGAACGCCAAACCCAGGACCAAGAAGCCCATCCAGAGACCATGCCGCATCGCCGCATCCTCCCCGTTGAATCGGCGCGAGCGTAGTCCCTCGGCGCGTTCCAGCGAAGCGCAAAACTCTGTGCCGCGACCCTCCACTTTCGCGTTCGCTTGATCCAGATCAGGGCGCGCGTGCGCACCCCGCTCCGGCGCTAGCGGAGCACACGGTCCAGAGGCGGGCTTGCGCCATCGAGATGCAGCATCAGCGCGTCCATCGCCGCGTGGGCATGGGGCAACAGGGGTGGCGTACCATGCAATTGCGGCAGCGCGACGAAGGCGTCGAAGTGCTGGGCGTTGGCGACCTCCCACAGTGCAATGCGCGCACCGTTCGCCCGCGCTGCGGCCAGGTAAGGCCGCGAACTGAACTCGATCGGGATGATGCTGTCGCGGTCGCCGTGCACGATCACGGTCGGCACCCGCGGCTTGCCGTTGCCGCGCGTGGCGGCGATCGATGCCTGCACCTGGCGCGCCAACACATCTTCGCCGTCGAGCAGCGCGCGCAGGCAGCGCAGGCCGGTGAGCGCTGGATCAGCGGGATCGGTCGCCAATCCGTCGACCAGGGCGACGCCCGCGGTCGGTGCGATGCCGGATGCGTCCGACCACCACAGCGCGCGCTCGGCGGCAGAGGCCGCACGCGGCGGGCCGGCGCCGTCGCGCTGGGCAAAGCCATAGCCGCAGACCGCAGCGTCCGACGTGGCACGCGCGTAGCTCTGCGCATACAGCGCTGCGACCGCGCGCCACAGATCGAAGCCCACTTGCAGACCGGCAAGCCGCAGCGACTCATCGCGCCATCCGCTGGCACGCAGCTGCGCCAGTGCCGATGCCGACTGCGCTGCGGCATCGTCGCCCTCGATCAACCCCGCCGCGCGCAGGCTGGCGCAGCGTGCGCCCGCAACGGCGCGCCAGGCGGCGTCGGGCAGGAACGCAGGCGCGTCGGGCAGCGCGAGCAAGGCGCAAGGCTGCAGCAGCGCGGCTTCGGTGGCGTAGTCGAACAGGTGCCGGGCACCTTCGACGCTGACGTTGGGCGCGGCGGCGACGACGCCATCGAGCAGGCCTTGGTCGTCGAGTTCGGCGGCGCGCAGCACCGCACCGCCGCCATTCGACAGACCGAAGGCGAGGATGCGCGTGTTCGCGGCGGTGAACGGCGCCTGCCCCGGAAAGGATTCGTCAAGTACCTGCAAGCCGAAGCGCGCGGCCTGCAACACGTGCCGCCCCCAGTCGGCCTCCGGGTGGTCGCCGGAGTGCGCATGCTTGAGCGCGACGCGGGTTTCGTTGGCGACTGCTGCAGTGCCCGGGTCGAACTCGAGTTCGATGCCGCGCGGCGCGCGCGTACCGTCGCCCTGCACGCCTTCGCCGCTGGCGATGTCGAAGAAGCCGCTGCCGCCGCCCTTGTCGGTGTGCACCACCGCGCAGCCGCGCGGCAGGCCGTAGGCAGCGACCGAACCGATCGCGCCATAGATGCCGCGTGACCCCGATGACGCGGTCACGATCAAGCAGCGTTGCATTGCATCGAAGGCATCCGGCACCTGCGCCATCACCCGATGCGGATGGCGCGCGCCGGGCAGCCGCGCGAAGGCGTGGAATTCTCGACCCGGCACGGCGGGGATTTCGCTCACGCTTCCATACAGATCGGCAATGCCGCGCCAGTTCGCATGCAGCGCGCGCCGCCGCAATTCGGCCGCGCTCGGATGGGCGGCATCGGCCGGCGCCGGCGCCACCGAATTCAGCAGCGGGCCGCGGCCCATGCCGCCGCTGAGCAAGTCATCGCCCTCACGATGGACGGTGACGCGCGTAGCGGTGAAGGCATCGGCGGGTGCTGGCTCGGTCGTGTTCATGTTCGTGCAGGCGGCGGTCAACAAGCTCAGGAGGGTGGGGGTGATCAGGCGCATCGGCGTTCTCCTCGTCCGGCACGCTATCAGGCCACGCCGCAGCCGCCACTGCACTTTGGTCCAGACGATCGCGGCGACGCCGAATGCTAGCCTCTGCATCGCACATCCAGTCGCCGGACTCCACCATGACCGACCGCTTCCTCGCTGGCCGCCACGCCCTGGTCACCGGCTCCACCTCCGGCATCGGCCTGGCCATCGCGCAAGCGCTCGGCGCCGCCGGTGCCAGCGTGATCGTGCACGGTCTCGGCAGCAGCGAGGAAATCGAGTCGGCGCAACGGCGCGTGCTCGCCAGCGGTGCGGAGGCCGTGCGCTTCCTGCCCGGCGATCTTGCCGATGCGAGCGCGATCGACGCGTTGATGCAGGCCGCCGGCCCCATCGACATTCTGATCAACAACGCCGGCATCCAGCACACCGCCAGCATCGGCGAGATGCCGCCGCAGCAGTGGGACCGCATCCTTGCGATCAACCTGAGCGCGGTCTTCCACACCCTGCGCCACGCCCTGCCCGGCATGGCCGCACGTGGTTTCGGCCGCGTCATCAACATCGCCTCGGTGCATGGCCTGGTGGCCTCGGTGCACAAAGCGCCGTATGTTGCGGCGAAACACGGCGTGGTCGGCTTGTCCAAGGTGGCCGCGCTCGAATACGCCAGCAGCGGCGACCGCGCCAGCGGCGGCATCACCATCAACTGCATCTGCCCCGGCTTCGTCGAGACCGCATTGATCGAACCGCAAGTGCTGGCGCGCGCCGCGCAGCACGGCGGCGACCGCGATGCCGGCATCCGCGATCTGCTCGCGGAGAAGCAGCCGAGCCTGCGCATGACCCTGCCCGAGGAGATCGCCGCGCTCGCGCTGTGGCTGTGCCGGCGCGAGGCGCATAACCTCAACGGCGCGGCCATTCCGGTCGATGGCGGCTGGACCGCAAGCTGAATCCATGACCCAGATCCTCATCGCCGACGATCACCCGCTGTTCCGCCTCGCACTGACCCAGGCGCTGCGCGCGATCGCACCCGACGCGGTGCTGGTCGAAGCCGATTCGCTGGCCGCAGCGCGAGCGCAACTGGATGCGCGGCGTGACATCGACCTGGTGCTGCTGGATCTGCACCTGCCGGACAGCCACGGACTGATGGGCCTGGCCTCGCTGCGCGCCGAACATCCCGCGGTCGCAGTGGCGATGATCTCGGCGAACGAAGATCCGCGCGTGATCCGTCGCGCGCTTGCCTTCGGCGCCGCCGGCTACATCCCCAAGGGCGCGTCGCTGGAAGAACTCGGCAGCGCCTTGCGCGCGGTGCTCAACTGCGAGGAATACGTGCCGGCACAACTGCGCAACGCGATCGGCGCCACGCGCACCAGCAGCGAAGACGAACGCATCGCCGCGCGACTGGCCTCGCTGACGCCGCAGCAACTGCGCGTGCTCGGGCTGGTCGCCGATGGCCAGTTGAACAAGCAGATCGCCGACCGCCTCGGCATCCAGGAACGCACCATCAAGGCGCACCTGTCGCTGATCTTCCAGAAGCTCGGCGTGCGCAACCGCACCCAGGCCTCGGTCATGCTGCGCTCGCTCGAACTCGGCGACCCGGCGCGGGTGGTGGCGGATGAGGAGGAAAGCGACTGACTGGCAGCAGCGTTCAGCTGAAGCCGAACCCACAGAGCGAAGAGCGTTCGGCTGGTTTTCAACGGCGTAGCCGGTCAGCCGGACCCACAGAAGGCCGGACGGCGCGCTGCTCTTGTGGGTCTGGCTTCAGCCAGACGCTGTTGGCTTCAGTCCAGTGCGAGAGCGTCCGGCTGGTTTTCAACGGCGTAGCCGGTCAGCCGGACCCACAGGAGGCCGGGGTCCGCTCTGCTCTCGTGGGTCTGGCTGACCGGCTACGCCGTTGAAAACCAGCCAGACGCTCTCCCCGCCAGCAACCGGTTCATCAGCGACTTCAGCGCGAGTGGCTTGACTGGCTTGTGCAGCAACTGACAGCCGGCGGCGAGCACGGCTTCGCGTACGGCGTCGGAATGATCGGCGGTGATGACGATGGTCGGCACGTCACCGATCTGCTCGCGCAGTTGCGCGCACAGTTCGAGGCCGTCGTGGCCGCCGTCGAGGTGGTAGTCGAGCAACAGCAGATCGGGACGCCGCAACGCCGCCCTGGCCTGCGCCGCGTCGCCGGCGTGCGTGGCCAACACCTCGCAGTGCCAACCTTCGAGCAGTGCCTGCATCGCGCGCAGCACCGCGGCGTCGTTATCGACCACCAGCACGCAGGCGCGCGGCGCGTGCTCGGTGGCGGCCGCGGCATGAGGCTCCGGTTCGACGCGCGGCGCTGCCAGCGGCACCTCGACCGCGAACATGGTGCCGCGTCCAAGCGTCGAGTGCAGGCGCAGGCGATGCCCGAGCAGGCGCGTGATGCGATCGGCGATGGCGAGGCCGAGCCCAAGTCCCTGGCTGCCGCGATCGAGGCGCCGGAACTCCTCGAAGATGACGACGCGCTCCGCTTCGGGAATCCCGGGGCCGCTGTCGTGCACCTCGATCGACAACAGCGGACCGTGGCGTCGGCAACCGAGCAGCACGCGCCCGCGCTGGGTGTAGCGCACCGCGTTCGAGAGGAAGTTCTGCAACACGCGGCGCAGCAGTTGCGGGTCGCTTTCGACCCAGGCGCGGGTGGCGACGCAATGCAGCGCCAGCCCGCGCTCCGCTGCCAGCACGCGGAACTCGCTGGCCAGGTGCTGCAGCACTTCATCAAGCGCAAACGCGCGCACGCTCGGCGTCATGCCGCCGGCGTCGAGACGCGAAATATCGAGCAGGCCGGCGAGCAGCGACTCGGCCGAAGTCAGCGCGCCGTCGATCTGCTGCACGCCCTCCTGGTATTCGCCATGGCGCAGCGACTGCGCCAGCGCGTGTGTGAACAGGTGCGCGGCGTGGATCGGTTGCAGCAGGTCGTGGCTGACCGCCGCGAGGAAGCGCGTCTTTGCCTGATTGGCGCGCTCGGCCCCGGCACTCGCCAACGCCAGCGCCGCAGTGCGTTCGTCGACGCGCTGTTCCAGCGTCTCTGCGGCGTGCTTGAGCTCGGCTTCCTTGGCGCGATAGGCGGTGACGTCGGTGAAGGTGGCAACGAAACCACCGCCCGGCATCGGATTGCCGCGGATTTCGACCACCGCACCATCCGCAAATCGCCGTTCGCTGACGTAGGGCGTGCCGGCGCGCATGAGCTGCAGACGCCGCTCCAGATCCGCTGTGCCGGCGCGGCTGCCACCGAGGCCACGCGCCAGGTTGAAGCGCAGCAGCTCGGCCACCGGCGTACCCACGCGCAGCAGCTGCGGCGGATAGTCGAAGCGCTCGGCATAGCGCCGATTCCACGCCACCAGACGCAGCTCGGCATCGACCACGCTGATGCCCTGGCTCATGTTCTCGAGCGCGGCTTCGAGGATTTGCTGGTTGAAGCGCAGCGTCTGCGTCGCCTCGCCGACGAATTCGGCGACCCGCTCCAGTGCCACCGCCGGGGTGCGGCGCGCGGCATCCACCAGCAGACGTGCACTAGCGGCGCCGATCACCGGCGCCAACTCGCGCTCGACACGTGCGATGCGCTCGGCACCGGCATGCATCTCGGCGCCGTCGAACAGCGCCGCGCTCTGGCGCTCCGGCAGAAAGCGCGAGGCCAGCCCGCGCAGCACCGCACTCTCGATGCGACCGGCATCGACCGTGGCGGAGACCGGCGCACGTCGTGCCAGCAGCAGCATCGCCAGCGTGGTTGCCGC comes from Lysobacterales bacterium and encodes:
- a CDS encoding 3-hydroxybutyrate dehydrogenase encodes the protein MTDRFLAGRHALVTGSTSGIGLAIAQALGAAGASVIVHGLGSSEEIESAQRRVLASGAEAVRFLPGDLADASAIDALMQAAGPIDILINNAGIQHTASIGEMPPQQWDRILAINLSAVFHTLRHALPGMAARGFGRVINIASVHGLVASVHKAPYVAAKHGVVGLSKVAALEYASSGDRASGGITINCICPGFVETALIEPQVLARAAQHGGDRDAGIRDLLAEKQPSLRMTLPEEIAALALWLCRREAHNLNGAAIPVDGGWTAS
- a CDS encoding response regulator transcription factor, translated to MTQILIADDHPLFRLALTQALRAIAPDAVLVEADSLAAARAQLDARRDIDLVLLDLHLPDSHGLMGLASLRAEHPAVAVAMISANEDPRVIRRALAFGAAGYIPKGASLEELGSALRAVLNCEEYVPAQLRNAIGATRTSSEDERIAARLASLTPQQLRVLGLVADGQLNKQIADRLGIQERTIKAHLSLIFQKLGVRNRTQASVMLRSLELGDPARVVADEEESD
- a CDS encoding hydrogenase, whose amino-acid sequence is MRLITPTLLSLLTAACTNMNTTEPAPADAFTATRVTVHREGDDLLSGGMGRGPLLNSVAPAPADAAHPSAAELRRRALHANWRGIADLYGSVSEIPAVPGREFHAFARLPGARHPHRVMAQVPDAFDAMQRCLIVTASSGSRGIYGAIGSVAAYGLPRGCAVVHTDKGGGSGFFDIASGEGVQGDGTRAPRGIELEFDPGTAAVANETRVALKHAHSGDHPEADWGRHVLQAARFGLQVLDESFPGQAPFTAANTRILAFGLSNGGGAVLRAAELDDQGLLDGVVAAAPNVSVEGARHLFDYATEAALLQPCALLALPDAPAFLPDAAWRAVAGARCASLRAAGLIEGDDAAAQSASALAQLRASGWRDESLRLAGLQVGFDLWRAVAALYAQSYARATSDAAVCGYGFAQRDGAGPPRAASAAERALWWSDASGIAPTAGVALVDGLATDPADPALTGLRCLRALLDGEDVLARQVQASIAATRGNGKPRVPTVIVHGDRDSIIPIEFSSRPYLAAARANGARIALWEVANAQHFDAFVALPQLHGTPPLLPHAHAAMDALMLHLDGASPPLDRVLR
- a CDS encoding PAS-domain containing protein: MLNASTVVIAGLVWLLLLFGVALYGERRGERFTRAWPWIHALSLAVYCTAWTFYGTVTQAARWNTPIPPTFIGTFLLFLFAMPFLRRLAALAEAQNSASLADLIASRFGKDPRLAALITAVAVLGMVPYVALQLKAVAMSYAMLTGGAAQVPAWQDAAFWIALVMALFAMLFGTRRAAATEHNRGLVLAVAFESLIKLAAMLAVGAYAMFGAHGGLGDLSQQLQAQPGFRPDSGFFALVVLGALAMFTLPHQFHLGIVELRDRAHLATARWLFPLYLLLIAAPILPLAWVGAAAFGERVPSDLYVLALPLSQGHDALALLTFLGGVSAATGMVIVVALTLSIMIANHWIAPRVVRSATAASGDLREAVLRHRRYAIALVVLLAWAYSRAMVASEVLADIGALSFSALALLAPPIVAAVYRPQLPARAVSGGLLVGIGLWFWIILLPLAAELAGHRVPHFPGALDLLAPANFAGLGGIDRLARGTCVSLAATTLAMLLLARRAPVSATVDAGRIESAVLRGLASRFLPERQSAALFDGAEMHAGAERIARVERELAPVIGAASARLLVDAARRTPAVALERVAEFVGEATQTLRFNQQILEAALENMSQGISVVDAELRLVAWNRRYAERFDYPPQLLRVGTPVAELLRFNLARGLGGSRAGTADLERRLQLMRAGTPYVSERRFADGAVVEIRGNPMPGGGFVATFTDVTAYRAKEAELKHAAETLEQRVDERTAALALASAGAERANQAKTRFLAAVSHDLLQPIHAAHLFTHALAQSLRHGEYQEGVQQIDGALTSAESLLAGLLDISRLDAGGMTPSVRAFALDEVLQHLASEFRVLAAERGLALHCVATRAWVESDPQLLRRVLQNFLSNAVRYTQRGRVLLGCRRHGPLLSIEVHDSGPGIPEAERVVIFEEFRRLDRGSQGLGLGLAIADRITRLLGHRLRLHSTLGRGTMFAVEVPLAAPRVEPEPHAAAATEHAPRACVLVVDNDAAVLRAMQALLEGWHCEVLATHAGDAAQARAALRRPDLLLLDYHLDGGHDGLELCAQLREQIGDVPTIVITADHSDAVREAVLAAGCQLLHKPVKPLALKSLMNRLLAGRASGWFSTA